A stretch of DNA from Saccharomycodes ludwigii strain NBRC 1722 chromosome I, whole genome shotgun sequence:
ACTCCCGCTGACCATCCTATTTCTGATAGCAAGCCTAGTCTTAACAGTAATCCAAATTCTAATAGCAAATCCGAATCCATATCCGCCAGTAAAACAGAACCGCAAAAACAGCAATATTCTTTTATGGACAGATTGAAATCCAAATGGAATGAATTCTTGGAGTacgatgaagatgaagccaaatatgataaaaaaatggatgAGAAACGAGGTAGAATGGCTGTTTCTCATGATTATAATGATGCTTTATATAACGATGATGCAATCGAATACAGCGAGAACGAAGATAGTGAATATGAAGATGGCACGGACCATGTCTATTCTTCTTTCAAAAGGGGATCatagtaatattatatattgcATGTACACACCTCTTCATCTGTGCTTATCCATACATTGTTCAACACTTTTAAATAGTTTATTCTTTGTATTTTAGTTATTTGTCTTATTTAGTACATaagtaaagaaaaaaagaagaaaaaaaaaaaaaaaaaaagaaggaaaaaaggaaaaaaagaaatagttTTAACAACACTTATATACCATCATTTAAAAGAGACTTTAATTAATGCTTGAACAGTTTTCAAAGCCTCGTATTTAACTTTTGAGTCTggataatttaataattccaTTATGGGCAATTTGGCACCTTCTTTATCCAAGACAACTATGGACTCGGGTAATAACTCAATAACATGAGTAATATCGCTTAGTGCGACTTGTAATTTAGTagatttatcttttaagTCTGTAGTATTGTCAGTTCCAGTCGATAATACAATGGCTATTaagtttttgaaaattttccAATGGTCATCTTTAAACTTGTCGATATTATCATTCCAAAATTGATTATCAACATGAGGTGGACTCCAACATAACATTTTGGAATCCAACTCAGCTAAATATTCATCAAAACTATTTAATTCTTGCAACGATTGATCAACAATAGTTTTTAACTCATCTAAATCTTCGTTCAATTCCAAATCACTGTATTTACGTTCTTTTAAGCTTTGCAAGTTTTGCAAAGCATTTCCTAGtaaaaccaattttttgaCAACTTCAGTGTTATGAGGAACCTTACAACAATTTAATAGGATTGCTATGGACAATCTTGAAATCTTTTCCTTGACAGTAATGGTAACcaactttaataatttgataAACTGCAAAGTATAATTACTAGATAACTCCTTGGCAATGGTCTTATTGAAAGTTAATAACCAGAGAGTTAATAACGCATAATATTGTAATTGAACATTGATGTTGTTTGCGGGTAAATTGGTGCCAGTACGAGACGACAAAATGTTGGATATACTGTTCGACAATGGAGAAGCATTATTGATATCATCATCTGTGGATTCGGATAAAAGTGTGCCTAAGATAATATTGAACAATGGTTGAACAAATTGTGAATTATACTTCCAAACAATTGGTCTAAAACATTTAATGGCAGATAATTCTTGTAAAAATCTTATAACGACATATTCACGTTCAATGGTTATTTTCTTAGTGCTTGAAGGGTTAGCATTCTTTAAATCTGGTGTTAAAAATTGAGATAAAATTTGGTctacaatattttttttattttcatattcatTAGAATTGACAGTCAAGGATACCaagatatataaaaaaatcaattccAACACTTCATCGTCATCACTATTTGCAGAAATTATGGAAATTTTACCTTTTGTAATCAAAGTAGATAATTTTGAATAGTATTgaacattttcattaaaaaaaataaatgtttCATCATATCTAATCAATAGTTCAACAAGCAAATTCCCTACAACTTTGATTATATCAGGTTTAGTGGTAGAAGTTTCTAAAATATGGACTAAAACAGGTATCacctttttaaaatcaattttgGCTTGTTGGTCTTCCcaattattcttattatcAAACAATTCCTTTTCCAACTTTTTGGCAATACTAGCGTCAAGCTCTGATAATTCCTTTGACCTAGCATAGTTATCCCATAATATGCTTCTAAATTTAATGGATCTGCGTAAGTTAGCAAAATGGGTGCTATCAACTAAAATCTTATTAAagtgttgttgtttatCAACAGTCATTATAAGgtatttctctttttttttttttttcttttttttttttaatatatatggagTTTGTTCACCTATTTGCTTGGTTGCTTGACCTAGAttgtaaaaaaaggaaaaagggaAGTTATGCTTAATTACTGGTTCAACAAACCCTCTGTAGCTAAAGAAAATGGCTACTAAATGGAAATGTAAcagggaaaaaaagaaagaaaaaaaaaaaaatatatatatatacaagaCTAggatagaaaaaaaaaaaaaagcttttaattattattgccaattttttattttactttttattttttttgcagcCAAAAAAGTTAgcattattatattatattttattttctcccttcatcaaaaaaaaaaaaaaaaaaaaaaaaaaaaatatatatataaaataaacaaatgcAGCTTTTTCTGAGACATATCGTTAAAATAGTCCGTAAGAAACTTGcgtataataatagatcACTATACACGAAAACCATTCacactattattatcatgtATTATATCACGTGTGAGACCTTTAACAAATACGaataattaacaaaaaattatctcGGTATTTCCTCTCATCTCATCgaacaaacaaataaactcttacaatgattttaaaaaaaaaaaaaaaaaaaaacatttttcattatacacatacatatataaatcctatatcataataaaaacatataaatatCACCTTCTTCAATTAACCTCTCCTTGTAAAGTCTTAATAGTTATACAATACTAATTGGATTCTCTTTCAAACTCTTTAACCATATCAGCGCCTTCAACGGCACCACAAACAGTCTCACACATAATACCAGTAACCAAATATGGATCAATGTTAGAAGCTGGTCTCCTATCTTCAAAGTAACCATATCCTTCTTTGGAAACAGACCTTGGAATTCTAATAGAAGCACCTCTATTGGCAACACCAGAAGAAAACTGAGAAATAGAGGCAGTTTCGTGTCTACCGGTCAATCTCAAGTCGTTATCGGTACCATACAATTTAATGTGAGCGTCATGTCTCGTGGATAACTTACTAATAGCATCTTCGATATATTTCATACCGCCTGGTTTTCTCATTTCAACGGTAGAAACATTAGTGTGGCAACCAGCACCATTCCAATCACCCTTCAATGGTTTTGGATGTAAGGTAATCTTAACACCAAATTCTTCGGCAACTCTTTCCAATATATAACGAGCAACCCATAATTCATCACCCATCTTAATACCCGTACATGGACCAACTTGGAATTCCCATTGGGAAGGCATAACCTCAGCGTTAATACCAGAAAGAGTAATACCACTGTATAAACAAGCCCTGTAGTGAGCCTCAATAACATCACGAGCGTAAACTTTACCACAACCAACACCACAGTAGTATGGTCCTTGAGGGGCTGGGTAACCGCCCTTTGGCCAAGCATAAATGTTGTCATACTGATCTAGCAAGGTATATTCTTGTTCCAAACCAAACCATATTTCAGATTTCTTGTGAGcattgaaaattttttcagcTTCATGTCTGTGGTTGAACTTGTTTGGAGTCCCATCGTTGTTCCAACATTCGgccaaaacaataatattatcaccTCTTCTAAATGGATCTGGGTAAAATGCAACTGGTTTCAAGTAAACATCACTGTCATGACCCAAAGCTTGATTAGTACTTGAACCATCAAAATTCCATTCCGGTAATTCATCAATAGAAGTAATTCTCTTCTTTAAAGTTCTACCCTTGGATCTAATAGAACCAGTGCCATCGATCCAGATATATTCGGCAATTATAGAACCTCTTTGGTCCAATTGCAAATATTTAGCTAAAATACttgttttttcaacaacaaaactATCAGacattattttaatttttattttatttggattgtttttattttattctatctttttatcatacaataaatatattgatttttattggaatatgtgtatatatatatagatatatatattttcttttttttttttataatttgttaTAAACCTATACGGATTTCTTTATCTTCTCTTTTATTGTTCGAGATGATTTCTGTGTAATATACGTATTGAATTACTCTGTGGTAGAGAATTTTCCGagaaaagaagaggaggaaaagagaagttgaaaaaagtaatattTAATGAGGATTAGAGAAAATGTAAAAGACTAGAagataatttaaaagattattttgattagATTCTTTTCgcttatatataaaataaaaataagatcCTAACCCAATTGTGGATTGCTTAAttgataattatttttccttttttttttttttattttttttgggatgtttattttgctacatttgttgttgttatcgTTTGTCAAtgaaatgttttttttttttttttttttttttttaattgcaaattaatttaattagtgacaaaaaaaacaaaaaaaatagtaatattattaaatgggCGTGTTTTATGTGTTATTTTTGACATTCTGCGTGTTTAATCAGAGGGAATTTAATGTTTAATTTACAtgtacttttttatttactccACTCACTCCGCTTATcaaaaatcaaaacaaaaaattatcctGTTGTGACaacaaacaacaaattattattattattattataatctatatttatttttatgttattgtgttgctttctttttttttttttttgaatgatTCATCtaaaaaacacaaaaacaaatatacaGTTATATGTATATCCCAATCTTCCGTAGGTTAAGTGGTCTTAAAGCGTAACCAGTACAACTAgagttatttttaactaacCTGGTTTGGATGGAATGACAGTAATATtccaattgaaaaaaggGAATAAAGcgttaaaacaaaataatagagATGAGATATGTAAATAAGTACTtagtatattttataaGTTTTATGTGTGTCGGACTGCATTGCCATAGCTAGaccaaaaagaaacaaagaACTAGGCGATATTTTCCTGCTGACTATCTCAAAAGTgtgctttttcttttgctcACTACACCATTCAgcaaaaactttatttatCTTGCTCTTTTGCTGGTcaacttttattatatctaAGTCTGAAAGCCAAAAGAAAACgataaagataataatggtaatattttgataaaaattattattaaatttcgTATGGAGTGATATTTCCAccgtttattatttttaaccaatttaaaaataggcGCAACGGATATTAACCTCCGACGGAAATATTActtaatttgttttatttacatTTGTCTATGAAAATAGATAagtttgtattatttttaccatACAACACAAAACTAATGAAACGCCCAGTTGGACAAATTGaatcattttattattgttgataaCGGAGGGGGGGGGTATATGTTTTAAGACCGTATAAAGTGcagtttctttttgttaGAGATGATGAAGCCAAGGTAGCAGCGGCAAGAGAGAGAAATcttggtaataataatttgaatGTATAAAAAcgtgtatatataaagagacTAAGTACGTATGAGCCGGGTAATACTCCCACGGTTGGATccgataataaaaaataaaaaataaaaaatatttatataaaaagggGAGCAAAGAAGTCAATTCTTATAATCATCTTTTAGTCCATTATACAGCAATGTTAGCAAATTTTTGATCTTAGAAAACAGtgtatatctatatatatatatatatatatccacAAAGGGACAAGGTGCTTTCTACACACACacattagtattatttatgttatgtattattttttttttttttttttttttttttttaattatttcttGTCCATAAAGTTAGTATGTCCTCTTAGTCTAGTAATAATTTGTTGAATTAAAGCATAACAAACgataatatttgttttgtgGAAACTATTTATAGAAAtgtgaattaaaaaagctAGCGTTTAAATACGTGTTGTTTTATGTAAGTTTATAGAGAGAAAGAAATGATACCTCTTAAtgtataatttatttttttgtttattttgtaatacacaattttaaatgtttaGGTAAAGAAATTCCAACaagatataaaatatatctaaatatttaaaaataaacaaacgatatatttttaaataaccGGGTAACaactagaaaaaaaaattgtaaacttattttaaattaaataaaaaaaaaaaacaaaaaaaaacaaaaaaaacgaaaaacgaaaaacgaaaaacaaaacaaaacaagtAAGAACCTTTAGACTCATCAACACAGCTAACCATCTACATCAATTATGTCCCTAACACCTGTAATAAATACTTCTACTGGCAACGATAATACTACATTAGACACTTACACTGTTATTTCTGTAGTTATTCATTTAGGTTCCTATTGTGTAATTGCAGGATTTAGTAATCAGGAGTTGCCTCAATGTATAATCCCAACCAACTACACCGTTACTACCGAGGGTGAATTGTGTTTTGGTTTATatgaattattatcaacAGCAAATACGGATAAActtaatactaataaacaaatctttaatattataagtGATAATTCTAatggtgatgatgattataAATACAATTGGAAAGCCCTAATTAAATTGTtggaatatatttatagtAAACACTTGAAAATAGACCCTCAAGAAATcccattaatattaactATACCACCACATTTACCGCCTTTAATAAAACAGAAATTATATACTACCGTTTTATTAGAACTCAAAGTCCCTTGTGTTCAACTAATTGCTGAACCTTTGGGTGTTTCCTTAAGTTTAGGTAGAAGTAGTTCATTGGTTATCGACATTGGAGCTAAAAATGTAATAGCTACTTCCATTATAGATGGTTCTATTACTAATATTTGTAAGAGTAAGATAGCAGGCAATTTCTTAGATTACCAAATATCTAAAAtggtaaaagaaaagcttCTACAGGGCACTgatggtattattaatgatgaAAGTAGTTTTGATCTTTGGAAAAATTCCTGGACATGGattaaagattt
This window harbors:
- the VMA13 gene encoding H(+)-transporting V1 sector ATPase subunit H (similar to Saccharomyces cerevisiae YPR036W | VMA13 | Vacuolar Membrane Atpase); amino-acid sequence: MTVDKQQHFNKILVDSTHFANLRRSIKFRSILWDNYARSKELSELDASIAKKLEKELFDNKNNWEDQQAKIDFKKVIPVLVHILETSTTKPDIIKVVGNLLVELLIRYDETFIFFNENVQYYSKLSTLITKGKISIISANSDDDEVLELIFLYILVSLTVNSNEYENKKNIVDQILSQFLTPDLKNANPSSTKKITIEREYVVIRFLQELSAIKCFRPIVWKYNSQFVQPLFNIILGTLLSESTDDDINNASPLSNSISNILSSRTGTNLPANNINVQLQYYALLTLWLLTFNKTIAKELSSNYTLQFIKLLKLVTITVKEKISRLSIAILLNCCKVPHNTEVVKKLVLLGNALQNLQSLKERKYSDLELNEDLDELKTIVDQSLQELNSFDEYLAELDSKMLCWSPPHVDNQFWNDNIDKFKDDHWKIFKNLIAIVLSTGTDNTTDLKDKSTKLQVALSDITHVIELLPESIVVLDKEGAKLPIMELLNYPDSKVKYEALKTVQALIKVSFK
- the GLN1 gene encoding glutamate--ammonia ligase (similar to Saccharomyces cerevisiae YPR035W | GLN1 | GLutamiNe metabolism), which produces MSDSFVVEKTSILAKYLQLDQRGSIIAEYIWIDGTGSIRSKGRTLKKRITSIDELPEWNFDGSSTNQALGHDSDVYLKPVAFYPDPFRRGDNIIVLAECWNNDGTPNKFNHRHEAEKIFNAHKKSEIWFGLEQEYTLLDQYDNIYAWPKGGYPAPQGPYYCGVGCGKVYARDVIEAHYRACLYSGITLSGINAEVMPSQWEFQVGPCTGIKMGDELWVARYILERVAEEFGVKITLHPKPLKGDWNGAGCHTNVSTVEMRKPGGMKYIEDAISKLSTRHDAHIKLYGTDNDLRLTGRHETASISQFSSGVANRGASIRIPRSVSKEGYGYFEDRRPASNIDPYLVTGIMCETVCGAVEGADMVKEFERESN